In Mytilus edulis chromosome 4, xbMytEdul2.2, whole genome shotgun sequence, the following proteins share a genomic window:
- the LOC139519845 gene encoding uncharacterized protein, translating into MYISVSIVPFVAVVMFSVLPVCSQDYCDTVKNKCIANLGCGMALHTFYIACSSLLSGESPECSSQCEKALISLVWAEDTVGKQFINCNCSGGDKHCEDQKMKIEVCENVRKFNKSAIVKCGLAKWLCEADTECLFALKFFEDHCSGLIRGEKCTPSCNNSLTILYQLQSAQKMMTCECDGTEDFKCMQIRRYTERLCFFKEDDASSEGIRYSTPCKIVFLSEVLFFVLFIRCFSCS; encoded by the coding sequence ATGTATATAAGTGTTAGTATAGTGCCATTTGTAGCTGTTGTCATGTTCAGTGTACTTCCTGTTTGTTCTCAGGATTATTGTGATACcgttaaaaataaatgtatagctAATCTGGGCTGTGGTATGGCGTTACATACATTCTACATTGCATGTTCCTCCTTACTTTCAGGAGAATCACCAGAGTGCTCATCACAGTGTGAGAAAGCTCTTATTTCTTTAGTTTGGGCTGAAGACACTGTAGGAAAACAGTTCATAAACTGTAACTGTAGCGGGGGAGATAAACACTGCGAGGATCAAAAGATGAAAATAGAAGTGTGTGAGAATGTTAGAAAATTTAACAAGTCAGCAATAGTTAAGTGTGGTTTAGCAAAATGGTTATGCGAGGCAGATACAGAGTGcctttttgcattaaaatttttCGAGGATCATTGTTCAGGACTAATACGTGGAGAAAAATGCACTCCGAGTTGTAATAATAGTTTGACGATTCTATATCAATTACAAAGTGCTCAAAAAATGATGACATGCGAGTGTGATGGCACTGAAGATTTTAAATGCATGCAAATAAGACGTTACACAGAACGATTGTGTTTCTTTAAGGAGGACGATGCATCAAGTGAGGGCATTCGTTATTCAACGCCATGTAAAATAGTGTTTCTATctgaagttttattttttgtattatttattcgATGTTTTTCGTGTTCATAG
- the LOC139519846 gene encoding ras-like protein rasD: MNSSNHHGDNSKPREYKIVILGDGGIGKSALVIQFVYHRFLDYHDPTIEDSYQKQARIDGEPALLDILDTAGQPEFNTMREQYMRKGEGFILCYSITDRRSYDEMLTYKKLINQVRCRDDIPVILVGNKCDLHEKRKVTPDEGIALSHQFKCPFYETSAVTRQCVDDIFLSLIREIRNVERENSDDKPKEHRRGKGLRTFIKKLNPFKQTRQS; the protein is encoded by the exons ATGAATTCAAGTAATCACCACGGTGACAATTCTAAACCGAGGGaatataaaattgtcattttaggCGATGGTGGAATCGGGAAAAGTG CTCTTGTGATACAGTTTGTATACCACAGATTTCTTGACTACCATGATCCAACGATAG AGGATTCCTATCAGAAACAGGCAAGGATAGATGGAGAGCCAGCTCTGTTGGATATTCTAGATACGGCTGGACag CCTGAATTTAACACAATGAGGGAACAGTATATGAGAAAAGGAGAAGGTTTTATATTATGTTATTCTATTACTGATAGGAGAAGTTATGATGAAATGTTAACTTATAAGAAACTGATCAATCAAGTGAGATGTAGAGATGATATACCAGTTATTCTAGTCGGAAATAAATGTGATCTTCATGAAAAAAGAAAG gtTACACCAGATGAAGGGATTGCTTTATCTCATCAATTTAAGTGTCCATTTTATGAAACTTCAGCAGTGACAAGACAGTGTGTAGATGACATATTTCTTTCACTTATAAGAGAGATTCGAAATGTAGAGAGGGAAAATTCTGATGACAAACCAAAGGAGCACAGACGTGGGAAAGGACTAAGAACATTCATCAAAAAGTTAAACCCATTCAAACAGACCCGTCAATCATAG